A genomic stretch from Salarias fasciatus chromosome 18, fSalaFa1.1, whole genome shotgun sequence includes:
- the LOC115406036 gene encoding myomegalin isoform X6: MVLILDLKMKEACRICGRELCGNQRRWIFHPTAKLNLQVLLSHALGQDLTRDGRGEFACSKCTFMLDRMYRFDTVIARVEALSIERLQRLLQEKHRLRQCIGGLYRKTNQEDAAVTLTGADNGSGDGMVDISGLTHAKYCALLQEDLVYSLYESWAEDSLDCHHHHHPQCPTGPGSEVTGSHRCAPSTPRRCRGCSHLRVADSDYEAVCKVPRKLARSISCGPSTRYSASVIGGSMAEGGAGGDGKDVEDSDEPPSSLTLVPGSQDPSGTSDSDRTLAGRVSSSPSLASLETTEEYIQSSTITDGLLSSPKEPLEDRISDSLFEEPILDPHGKASPGPSLSLAVCLLQSYNVYRPVRSAKGSKLPVLHRRSPSNAGARPSFPDPVLGMSYGTPDCERDAHLLTPELETPLIRLSADVDPDLRLAEVEDLKDLYKEYPPPPPHQSLVEEQQSQLNQYECAAGQCVSELQKAQLQVQSLQVKIHESEANNMKLQEKLNEMECELRSLRQASQSQERTIQGLTESISTKDSEAQELYQLIEGQNTTLCKLQELAHRNQLSQCKTPAGVSESLVLAQLQGELVGVQSSLFSLGLELEASQRSLRQSQRQGDDLLSFKDRLNSDLQEALQHREVTEKHNQDLRCALQKIRSELEAKEAALKESEAERYAVVQEKDRSITQLRRSLQDKEQQLQDYSEMLDSAGSTKPRDTLLDKLRERIKDRDRALERSIDDKFRCLEEQESQVRGLQLALREKERDLERLRCILANNEETITSLDGLMRGKELELEQAAEAYRNLQWQKQQSEAKERNALREKDAIIAQLQAALQTRSQETQDLTAALIARVQASPSEVVEELKARLALKEKLFQELLSDRSRQSDEHQAQINDLLNTLGSKDQYLQDYSYRLSLVIDERTGQLQELRRLLSQREQELSQLRRDRERETGAENLLKEKEALIKELMQTRKEAVQPLSEDGEAEMRALQEEMQLVLKREKETQKELSALRSSLAHQQSGGASTEAADHHCVLEQLVFEYNQLNDALRAEKRLYQNLTQIHKSDSSSEKILALHTELDSVQALRGQLDEVLARTRSLALTLDRAAKRRADFGELSTEEEEEDEEEEGDNEDGSSDEFTDSIEDDEDNAAARSLSSNQAGGAEGVAGGLVRRALSQRAEVKQLEDANRTLEVELGEIKSQLEKDGYTSVAQMRSALHRLQQEYEALRESRERAEEDYESLNQDDQDEEEEEEEEEDTEEEDEEEEEEELCPVAVGKRGPPSVCLSDEPGKRHCMRPCSLDLRTSAPHLHQPQTEAGPAGDGGELGALWRDMDEGLREQSARLRSNLALSHQENRELQERLMVSEATVHAQAEQLKDYRDLLTAETSVQQASKQVQVDLQDLGYETCGRSENEAEREDTSSPEFDDLEMCTSLSHHQDGEATGGGWYGGGSSSSSNRGTLEESASLQHLVQDLRAQLTRCHKVIRGLQLRVRSLSTTSDYASSLERTPRKVNWAFQTSPAPSALEEDEGWMSDTQAVRSESKPSAELQELVARVASLEAQLSSSGSKDQAEEGKCATWPGKYSTLIQTQARELSHLRQRMREGQGVGHILTQHLGDTTKAFEELLRANDIDYYMGQSFREQLAQSSALAQRVLTKISGRERTESHDDKTGHELLALRLSKELQQKDKIIESLHMKLQQRPETPSSCHALSETTDHSDRTSLVSDEYQTTEDVELCSDLDSREYQEEQRLQEPGLGPGPGPEPNVCPSVPCPHGVLKSSSSCPNMLCSASVASAPRPCRGYDKALFTLPPPPHNQHDLSGYSHISHHAFQQYQPGGIADSHSMKSDPGLLAGGPLWDVESLVQPNVSFSAPSGHQASGSQAGVNLIEEHLREVKCLRQRLEESIRTNERLRQQLEEKLANTTRDGGAPTNIYIQGLDTVTQLSNEIRILKEENVALQSRLQASSDTGEEVAQLREAVFTARARLKQSELEAEQWKEELRRLQAHSQEQGQQIHSLRQERQAGQEKTNRLQHEVSLLQQQLCESRDLIHSLQSELHVYDRVCSSTSASKGYLCEVPGLPLELAELLGEVRSLRAQLQSSVQENSALKQLELHKQLEQKLGGGGSPRTPSLCALTASPQRESFYRRQLIHDPAPSPPVRDIGLFNCGSPGPPYSDLDDSHSTANDPLDPHSELEGEAPDGSYANRNGRHAIGHVDDFSALQQQVLEGRSLVQHMETTLQACLSPPLLEDCQRQGGEPLLDYACVKSLLSNTKTLRQILEEALSLLKMFWRAALPSTDPSVHNLKKEQCMQEEILSLKLRISEQEEVLKGTIQRLRSTSRTKESMEHFIVSQLSRTRDVLKKARTNLEKNEQRLSSLSSSSSSPDAGNRLASCALANR; this comes from the exons ATGGTTTTAATCCTTGATCTCAAGATGAAGGAGGCGTGCCGCATCTGTGGACGTGAGCTCTGTGGGAACCAGCGGCGATGGATCTTCCACCCCACCGCCAAGCTCAAcctgcaggtgctgctgtcCCACGCCCTGGGCCAAGACCTGACCCGGGACGGCAGAGGGGAGTTCGCCTGCTCCAAGTGCACCTTCATGCTGGACCGCATGTACCGCTTTGACACCGTCATCGCCCGCGTGGAGGCTCTGTCCATcgagaggctgcagaggctccTCCAGGAGAAGCACCGGCTCAGGCAGTGCATCGGCGGGCTCTACCGGAAGACCAACCAGGAGGACGCCGCTGTGACTCTGACTGGAGCCGACAACGGGTCGGGAGATGGCATGGTGGATATTTCAGGTCTAACTCATGCCAAGTACTGCGCCCTTCTCCAGGAGGACCTGGTCTACTCTCTGTATGAGTCCTGGGCTGAAGACAGCCTGGACtgccaccatcaccaccaccctCAGTGTCCGACAGgcccagggtcagaggtcacaggctCACACCGCTGTGCTCCCAGCACTCCCCGGAGGTGCCGCGGCTGTTCCCACTTGCGAGTGGCGGACTCCGACTATGAAGCGGTCTGCAAGGTGCCCAGGAAGTTGGCACGGAGCATCTCGTGTGGGCCGTCAACCAGATATTCGGCCAGTGTTATCGGAGGGAGCATGGCTGAAGGAGGCGCAGGTGGAGACGGCAAAGATGTGGAAGATTCAGACGAGCCCCCCTCTTCTCTGACTCTGGTTCCGGGGTCTCAGGACCCCTCGGGGACATCAGACAGCGATCGAACCCTGGCTGGCCGAGTTAGCTCCAGCCCGTCTTTGGCTTCCCTGGAGACGACTGAGGAATACATTCAATCCAGCACCATAACAGATGGCCTGCTGAGTTCCCCCAAGGAGCCATTAGAAGACCGGATATCTGACTCCCTGTTTGAGGAGCCCATCCTAGACCCTCACGGCAAAGCCTCGCCTGGACCCAGCCTCTCTTTGGCTGTCTGCTTGTTGCAGAGTTACAATGTTTACCGGCCGGTCCGCAGCGCTAAAGGAAGCAAGCTGCCAGTCTTGCACCGGAGAAGCCCCAGTAACGCAGGCGCCAGGCCGAGCTTCCCCGACCCTGTCCTGGGGATGTCCTACGGGACCCCAGATTGTGAAAGAGACGCCCACTTACTGACACCGGAGCTGGAAACTCCACTTATCAGGCTGAGCGCTGATGTGGATCCAGATCTGAGACTGGCTGAGGTGGAGGATTTGAAAGATTTGTACAAAGAGTatcctcccccgcctccccaccag AGCcttgttgaagagcagcagagccagcTGAACCAGTACGAGTGTGCGGCCGGGCAGTGTGTCAGTGAGCTGCAGAAGGCTCAGCTGCAGGTTCAATCCCTGCAGGTCAAGATCCACGAGAGCGAGGCCAACAATATG aagctgcaggagaagctgaaCGAGATGGAGTGTGAGCTGCGATCGCTCCGTCAAGCCTCTCAGAGTCAGGAGAGAACCATCCAGGGCCTGACCGAGTCcatcagcaccaaggacagcgag GCGCAGGAGCTGTACCAGCTGATCGAAGGGCAGAACACCACCCTGTGTAAACTACAAGAACTGGCTCATCGTAACCAGCTCTCTCAGTGCAAG ACTCCAGCGGGGGTCAGCGAGTCCTTGGTGCTGGCGCAGCTGCAGGGTGAGCTGGTGGGAGTGCAGAGCTCGCTGTTCTCCctgggcctggagctggaggccagCCAGAGGAGTCTGAGGCAGAGCCAGAGGCAGGGAGACGACCTGCTGAGCTTCAAGGATCGGCTCAACTCCGACCTCCAGGAGGCCCTGCAGCACCGGGAGGTCACCGAGAAGCACAACCAGGACCTGCGCTGCGCCCTGCAGAAGATCCGCTCCGAGCTGGAGGCCAAAGAAGCGGCTCTGAAAGAGAGCGAAGCGGAGAGATACGCCGTGGTGCAGGAGAAAGACCGCAGCATCACGCAGCTCAGGCGCTCTCTGCAGGACAAGGAGCAGCAGTTGCAG GACTACTCGGAGATGCTGGATTCAGCAGGAAGCACCAAACCCAGAGATACTCTGCTGGACAAGCTGAGGGAGCGCATTAAAGACCGAGACAGAGCTCTGGAG CGCTCTATCGATGACAAGTTCCGGTGtttggaggagcaggagagtcaGGTGAGGGGGCTGCAGCTCGCCCTGAGGGAGAAGGAGCGAGATCTGGAGAGGCTGCGCTGCATCCTGGCCAACAACGAGGAGACCATCACG agTCTTGACGGTTTGATGCGGGGTaaagagctggagctggagcaggctGCAGAGGCCTACAGGAACCTCCAGtggcagaagcagcagagcgagGCGAAGGAGAGGAACGCTCTGCGGGAGAAGGACGCCATCATCGCCCAGCTGCAGGCAGCCCTGCAGACACGCAGCCAGGAGACACAG GATCTGACGGCCGCCCTCATCGCCCGGGTTCAGGCCAGTCCCtctgaggtggtggaggagctgaaggctcGGCTGGctctgaaggagaagctcttccAGGAGCTGCTGTCGGACCGCAGCCGGCAGTCCGACGAGCATCAAGCGCAGATCAACGACCTGCTCAACACCCTCGGCTCCAAGGATCAGTATCTGCAG GACTACTCCTACCGGCTCTCCTTAGTGATCGACGAGCGGACCggccagctgcaggagctgcgcagGCTGCTGTCCCAGCGAGAGCAGGAGCTGAGCCAGCTGAGGCGGGACCGGGAGAGAGAGACCGGCGCCGAGAATCTGCTCAAAGAGAAGGAAGCTCTCATCAAG GAGCTGATGCAGACTCGGAAAGAGGCCGTGCAGCCGCTTTCAGAGGACGGCGAGGCTGAGATGAGggccctgcaggaggagatgcAGCTGGTGCTGAAAAGGGAGAAAGAGACTCAG AAGGAGCTCTCTGCACTGCGCTCGTCTCTGGCTCATCAGCAGTCAGGAGGCGCCTCGACAGAAGCTGCTGATCATCAC tgtgttctgGAGCAGCTGGTGTTCGAGTACAACCAGCTGAACGACGCGCTGAGGGCAGAGAAGAGATTGTACCAGAATCTCACTCAGATTCATAAGAGTGACAG cagctcagagaagaTCCTGGCCCTCCACACAGAGTTAGATTCGGTTCAGGCGCTCCGCGGACAGCTGGACGAGGTCCTGGCTCGGACCCGTAGCCTGGCCCTGACGCTGGACAGGGCGGCCAAAAGACGGGCCGACTTTGGAG AGCTcagcactgaggaggaggaggaggatgaggaggaggaaggagacaaCGAGGATGGCAGCAGCGACGAGTTCACGGACAGCATCGAGGATGACGAGGATAACGCGGCTGCCAGAAGTTTGAGCTCCAACCAG GCCGGTGGAGCGGAGGGCGTGGCCGGCGGCCTGGTGAGGAGGGCGCTGTCTCAGAGGGCTGAGGTCAAGCAGCTGGAAGACGCCAACAGAACCCTGGAAGTGGAGCTCGGGGAGATCAAGTCCCAGCTGGAGAAGGATGGCTACACCTCTGTGGCCCAGATGAG GAGCGCCCTgcacaggctgcagcaggagtaCGAGGCTTTGAGGGAAAGCCGGGAACGGGCCGAGGAGGATTACGAGAGCCTGAATCAAGAcgaccaggatgaagaggaggaggaggaggaggaggaggatactgaagaggaagatgaggaggaggaagaggaggaattaTGTCCAGTGGCAGTGGGGAAGCGAGGCCCTCCGTCGGTCTGTCTGAGCGATGAGCCGGGGAAGAGGCACTGCATGAGGCCGTGCTCTCTGGACCTGAGGACCAGCGCGCCTCACCTCCACCAGCCCCAGACG GAGGCGGGACCGGCCGGCGACGGCGGCGAGCTGGGAGCGCTCTGGCGGGACATGGACGAGGGTCTGCGTGAGCAGTCGGCCCGTCTGCGCTCCAATCTGGCCCTGAGCCACCAGGAGAACCGGGAGCTGCAGGAGCGGCTGATGGTGTCCGAGGCCACGGTGCACGCTCAGGCCGAGCAGCTGAAGGACTACAGGGACCTGCTGA CAGCGGAGACTTCCGTCCAGCAGGCCAGCAAGCAGGTGCAGGTGGACCTCCAGGATCTGGGCTATGAGACCTGCGGCCGCAGCGAGAACGAGGCGGAGCGGGAAGACACCAGCAGCCCGG AGTTTGACGACCTGGAGATGTGCACGTCGCTGTCCCACCATCAGGACGGCGAGGCGACGGGCGGCGGCTGgtacggcggcggcagcagcagcagcagtaaccgAGGGACGCTGGAGGAGTCGGCGTCCCTCCAgcacctggtccaggacctcCGCGCTCAGCTGACCCGCTGCCACAAAGTGATCCGCGGCCTGCAGCTGCGCGTGCGCTCCCTGTCCACCACCAGCGACTACGCCTCCAGCCTCGAGCGCACGCCCCGAAAG GTGAACTGGGCCTTCCAGACCTCGCCGGCCCCCAGCGCCCTGGAGGAGGACGAAGGCTGGATGTCTGACACTCAGGCCGTTCGCTCTGAATCCAAACCCAGcgcggagctgcaggagctggtggCGCGAGTCGCCTCCCTGGAGGctcagctgagcagcagcggcagcaaaGACCAAGCAGAGGAGGGGAAATGTGCCACCTGGCccgg GAAGTACAGCACTCTGATCCAGACTCAAGCTCGTGAGCTGTCCCACCTGCGGCAGAGGATGAGAGAGGGCCAGGGAGTCGGACACATCCTGACCCAACACCTTGGAGACACCACCAAg GCctttgaggagctgctgcggGCCAACGACATTGATTACTACATGGGTCAGAGCTTCAGGGAGCAGCTGGCTCAGAGCTCGGCGCTGGCACAGAGAGTGCTCACCAAGATCAGTGGAC GAGAACGAACAGAGAGCCACGATGATAAGACGGGACACGAGTTACTGGCCCTGCG GCTGAgcaaagagctgcagcagaaggaTAAAATCATCGAGTCGCTCcacatgaagctgcagcagcgtccCGAGACGCCGTCCAGCTGCCACGCCCTCTCCGAGACCACCGACCACTCGGACAGGACCTCCCTGGTGTCCGACGAGTACCAAACCACCGAGGATGTGGAGCTGTGCTCGGATCTGGACTCCAGAGAAtaccaggaggagcagcggctgcaggagccaggactgggaccgggaccgggaccagaacccAACG tctgtccctctgtcccctgcCCTCATGGCGTCCTCaagtcttccagcagctgtCCCAACATGCTTTGCTCTGCCAGTGTGGCTTCCGCCCCTCGTCCCTGCAGAG GTTACGACAAGGCTCTGTTCAccctccctcccccgccccACAACCAGCACGATCTCTCAGGCTACAGCCACATATCCCATCATGCCTTTCAACAGTACCAGCCGGGCGGCATCGCCGACAGCCACTCCATGAAGTCCGACCCGGGCCTGTTGGCCGGGGGGCCTTTGTGGGACGTGGAGAGCTTAGTTCAGCCGAATGTGAGCTTTTCTGCTCCGTCTGGACATCAAGCGAGCGGAAGCCAAGCAG GGGTGAATCTGATAGAGGAGCACCTGCGGGAGGTGAAGTGTCTCCGGCAGCGTCTGGAAGAGTCCATCAGGACCAATGAGAGGCttcggcagcagctggaggagaagctggccAACACCACGCgtgatggag GGGCGCCAACAAACATCTACATCCAGGGTTTGGACACCGTCACTCAACTGTCCAACGAGATCCGGATCCTGAAGGAAGAAAATGTGGCTCTGCAGTCTCGCCTGCAGGCCAGCTCAG ACACAGGCGAGGAGGTGGCGCAGCTGCGGGAGGCGGTGTTCACAGCGCGGGCCCGGCTGAAGCAGTCCGAGCTGGAGGCCGAGCAGTggaaggaggagctgaggagactGCAGGCTCACAGCCAGGAGCAGGGCCAGCAGATCCACTCCCTGAGGCAGGAGCGACAGGCCGGCCAGGAGAAAACCAACAG GCTTCAGCACGAGGtgtccctgctgcagcagcagctctgtgagagCAGAGACCTCATCCACTCGCTGCAGAGCGAGCTGCACGTCTACGATCGAGTGTGTTCCAGCACAAGCGCCAGCAAAG GCTACCTGTGCGAGGTGCCGGGCCTGCCGCTGGAGCTGGCCGAGCTGCTGGGGGAGGTGCGGAGTCTGCGAgcccagctgcagagcagcgtcCAGGAGAACAGCGCCCTcaagcagctggagctccacaagcagctggagcagaagcTGGGGGGCGGCGGCTCCCCCCGCACGCCGTCCCTCTGCGCCCTCACTGCCAGCCCGCAGAGGGAGAGCTTCTACCGGCGCCAGCTGATTCACG ACccagctccgtctcctccagtcAGGGACATTGGTCTGTTTAACTGTGGATCTCCCGGTCCCCCCTACTCAGACCTGGACGACAGCCATAGCACTGCCAATG ACCCCCTGGACCCCCACTCTGAGCTGGAGGGGGAGGCCCCCGACGGATCGTACGCCAACCGCAACGGTCGCCACGCCATCGGCCACGTGGACGACTTCAgcgcgctgcagcagcaggtcctggagggccgcagtcTCGTCCAGCACATGGAGACCACCCTGCAGGCCTGCCTGAGCCCGCCGCTGCTGGAGGACTGCCAGAGGCAGGGCGGCGAGCCG CTCCTGGACTACGCGTGCGTGAAGAGTCTCCTGTCCAACACCAAGACTCTGAGGCAGATCCTGGAGGAGGCCTTGTCTCTGCTCAAGATGTTCTGGAGAGCGGCGCTTCCCAGCACCGACCCCTCTGTTCACAACCTCAAGAAG GAGCAGTGCATGCAAGAGGAGATCTTGTCCCTGAAGCTGCGGATTTCCGAGCAGGAGGAAGTCCTGAAGGGGACGATCCAGAGACTGAGGAGCACCAGCCGCACCAAGGAGAGCATGGAGCACTTCATAGTCAGCCAGC TGTCAAGGACTCGTGATGTGCTGAAGAAAGCCAGGACGAACTTGGAG AAGAACGAGCAGAGGctctcctctctcagctcctcctcttcctctcccgaTGCCGGTAATCGTCTGGCATCCTGCGCTCTCGCAAATAG GTGA